The Streptococcaceae bacterium ESL0687 genome has a segment encoding these proteins:
- a CDS encoding VanZ family protein has product MNLYIEPIQIGVMAFFGVALLAILPYFVIQYRKKGGVGSWKLLVTFSFILYILCAYALTIFPLPSLEEVKKMIGPKENLHLFAFVEYFKEYSPFVLTDKSTWLAALKHWTFFQPFFNVLLTLPFGFYLAYLFRKKFWSSLVYSFLLTLSFELIQRSALFGYYPRPYRLFDVDDLLLNTTGAILGYSFTRLIEGFLPKLDKNNFDNSKVTFTRRFTGLVIDGMIFGLLCLFLRTYQAYLLVFLLIPFLLKGSLGQHLVKISIEGNNRFRIFLRLVFMTCNFIPLLLIFYFLDRLGASDSTKLPEIYVELMVSLSLFLIEFLDLILAWINGSKRLWFERISHTRLIGE; this is encoded by the coding sequence ATGAATCTTTATATTGAGCCAATTCAAATCGGAGTCATGGCCTTTTTTGGGGTTGCCCTTTTGGCCATTCTTCCTTATTTTGTCATTCAATACCGCAAAAAGGGTGGGGTTGGATCTTGGAAGCTTTTAGTTACCTTTTCTTTCATCCTTTATATTCTTTGTGCTTATGCCCTGACAATCTTTCCTCTGCCAAGTCTTGAAGAGGTTAAAAAGATGATAGGACCTAAGGAGAACCTCCATCTCTTTGCCTTTGTAGAATATTTCAAGGAATATAGCCCCTTTGTTTTAACGGATAAATCAACCTGGTTAGCTGCCTTAAAACATTGGACCTTCTTTCAACCATTTTTTAATGTGCTTTTAACCCTTCCCTTTGGTTTTTACTTGGCCTATCTTTTTAGGAAAAAATTTTGGTCAAGTTTAGTTTATAGTTTTCTTTTAACCTTATCCTTTGAATTGATTCAGCGGTCAGCCCTCTTTGGCTATTATCCAAGACCTTACAGGCTTTTTGATGTGGATGACCTTCTTTTAAACACCACGGGAGCCATACTTGGCTATAGTTTTACCAGATTGATAGAAGGTTTCCTACCCAAACTTGATAAAAATAACTTTGATAATTCAAAGGTAACATTTACTAGGAGGTTTACTGGCCTAGTTATTGACGGGATGATTTTTGGTCTCCTTTGCCTTTTTCTTAGGACTTACCAGGCTTACTTACTTGTTTTTCTTTTGATACCTTTTTTATTAAAAGGAAGTTTGGGGCAACATTTGGTTAAGATCTCTATTGAAGGAAATAATCGTTTCCGAATTTTCTTGAGGCTAGTTTTTATGACCTGCAATTTTATCCCCCTTCTTTTAATCTTTTATTTTTTGGATAGATTAGGGGCCAGTGATTCGACCAAGTTACCGGAAATTTATGTGGAACTTATGGTAAGTTTGTCTCTTTTTTTAATTGAGTTTTTAGATTTAATTTTAGCCTGGATAAATGGCTCTAAAAGATTGTGGTTTGAAAGAATTAGCCACACTAGACTGATAGGTGAGTAG
- a CDS encoding helix-turn-helix domain-containing protein — protein MDINKIIGKNLKRIRASKGISLASLSDLSTISKGMLSQIENGETNPTINTIWKICSGLNIPYTALLEENTEESVRVIRKSETSIQKINNDKISLFFYYGENADRNFDYFQMEIEEGVSHTSVGHSLNTEEYLMVLEGDLLMTVAGESYELSCDDVISFDAKEAHTYTNLGEGVLKLSIIIYYK, from the coding sequence GTGGATATCAATAAGATAATAGGTAAAAATTTAAAGAGAATCAGAGCTTCAAAGGGTATCTCTCTTGCTAGTCTGTCAGACCTGTCAACCATCAGTAAGGGTATGCTTTCTCAGATTGAAAATGGAGAGACTAATCCGACAATAAATACCATTTGGAAGATCTGTAGTGGCCTAAATATTCCCTATACTGCCCTTTTAGAGGAAAATACGGAGGAAAGTGTCAGGGTTATTAGAAAGTCTGAAACTTCCATTCAAAAGATTAATAATGACAAGATTTCCCTCTTTTTTTACTACGGGGAAAATGCTGATCGAAATTTTGACTATTTTCAAATGGAGATTGAAGAAGGGGTTAGCCATACCTCAGTTGGTCATTCCTTAAATACAGAGGAGTATTTAATGGTTCTTGAAGGAGACCTTTTAATGACAGTTGCAGGGGAAAGCTACGAGCTTTCTTGTGATGATGTTATTTCCTTTGATGCCAAGGAAGCACATACTTATACTAACCTGGGAGAGGGAGTTCTTAAGCTTTCAATTATTATCTACTATAAGTAG
- a CDS encoding AzlC family ABC transporter permease — translation MNNLLDFKSGIKETLPTVFGFIGVGLAFGIIGHAAHLSVLLVGLMSALVYAGGAQFIAVSMLAAGSPIIPIILSTFLINSRMILMSMTLAPYFKEESLIKNISIGSLLTDESFALAVNKLNFTGNKLSFDWLNASNLIAYFVWFLSSIAGALLGGFIENPDKLGLDFAIVAMFIGLLYLQVIFDQTMVKSLQIIVILLTLVLVYLGLIFLPSSLLIIFVTVISCGIGVFLKNAFF, via the coding sequence ATGAATAATCTACTTGATTTCAAATCAGGAATTAAAGAAACCCTACCAACGGTCTTTGGTTTCATTGGTGTAGGTCTGGCTTTTGGAATCATTGGTCATGCTGCCCACCTGTCAGTTCTTTTAGTTGGACTGATGTCAGCCCTAGTTTATGCTGGGGGTGCACAATTTATTGCAGTTAGCATGCTTGCTGCGGGAAGTCCTATCATCCCAATCATCCTTTCAACCTTTTTAATTAACTCCCGGATGATTTTAATGAGCATGACCCTTGCCCCTTATTTTAAGGAAGAAAGCTTAATTAAAAATATAAGCATCGGTAGCCTCCTAACTGATGAGAGTTTTGCCCTTGCTGTTAATAAGTTAAATTTTACTGGCAATAAATTATCCTTTGATTGGCTTAATGCTTCCAATTTAATCGCCTATTTTGTTTGGTTTTTATCAAGCATTGCAGGTGCCCTCCTTGGAGGATTTATTGAAAATCCCGATAAATTAGGACTTGATTTTGCCATTGTTGCCATGTTTATTGGACTTTTATACCTGCAAGTAATCTTTGATCAGACCATGGTTAAAAGCTTACAGATTATTGTCATTCTTTTGACACTGGTACTAGTTTATTTGGGTCTTATCTTTCTTCCGTCATCTCTTTTAATCATCTTTGTTACAGTAATCTCATGTGGAATTGGAGTGTTTCTTAAAAATGCCTTCTTTTAA
- a CDS encoding AzlD domain-containing protein, whose translation MPSFNYVLLTILGCALVTWLSRVLPFILLKNFDLPKAVSEYLSFVPIVIMSALWFNSLFVQKLGHLPSLNQENLLASLPTVLAAIISKSLLVTVIIGVISLALIRMTM comes from the coding sequence ATGCCTTCTTTTAATTATGTTCTTTTAACCATCCTAGGTTGTGCCCTAGTAACCTGGCTTTCAAGAGTTCTACCCTTTATCTTATTAAAGAATTTTGACCTGCCAAAGGCTGTTAGCGAATATCTATCTTTTGTTCCCATAGTAATTATGTCAGCCCTTTGGTTTAATAGCCTCTTTGTTCAAAAACTTGGTCACCTGCCAAGTCTTAACCAGGAAAACCTACTGGCTTCTCTACCAACTGTTCTAGCAGCAATTATTAGTAAAAGCCTCTTGGTCACTGTCATTATTGGGGTCATATCCCTTGCCCTTATCAGGATGACCATGTAA
- a CDS encoding FtsX-like permease family protein, translated as MFYLKLAINNIRKSFSNFAPFLLASTVMYVMNLIIATILFSPSIDNMKSGATVVRTLMGMGLVIISAFAVVILVYGYRFLVKRRTKEFGLYEILGLSKAQIAHISLDELIILFVTTVLAGTLIGLILAKFLFLILVSLIDGSNFGLEFSSQAIIVVSLIFLAIFFLLAIISTITIQKNSSLNLLKEESRGEKEPKANFIFAFLSVILIGIGYYMAVTVKNPMTALTNFFIAVILVIVGTYLFYLSFTIWLLRRQKANKNYYYQPKHFITVSSLLYRMKQNAVGLANITVLVAMTFVTLAITVGLHTGVKDVVNQAFPQDTNTHVGASGVSVNDFDLIVKSTTAAPKLSVQYMEANSTTVIAPDQTDLVVDGSSDNVSITNFASLKFLAREDLVKIGNEDLPEISGNEVILVNAVGKSQLKNIDWYGQKLVVKDIVEDIKNVSNEMSGVNSFYLIFPTEEALNNFVNASNEKNEELGASTGSFSLMLASMQGFTNVSSQDQATFKEEFERNVKAVQQGTGQSNLTMAYKSDLKASMNEFTGSFLFIGFTLGVTFILGAALIIYYKQVSEGAQDKRNFKILQEVGLSKEEVASTIKSQVVMVFFMPIALAITHFAFAFIMIKKLLAIFGVTNGNLILMVSLITILVVAVVYYLIYKLTSKVYYNIVERN; from the coding sequence ATGTTTTATCTAAAACTTGCTATCAACAATATTAGAAAGTCATTTTCTAATTTTGCTCCCTTCCTGCTAGCATCAACAGTTATGTATGTTATGAACTTAATCATAGCAACCATCCTTTTCAGCCCAAGTATTGATAACATGAAGAGTGGTGCCACTGTTGTAAGGACCCTTATGGGGATGGGGCTGGTTATAATTTCAGCCTTTGCGGTTGTAATTCTTGTCTATGGTTATCGTTTCCTGGTTAAAAGAAGAACCAAGGAATTCGGTCTTTATGAGATCTTAGGACTCAGTAAGGCCCAAATAGCTCACATTTCCCTTGATGAGTTGATTATCCTGTTTGTGACAACTGTCCTTGCAGGTACTCTTATCGGTTTAATCCTAGCTAAATTCCTTTTCTTAATTTTAGTTAGTTTGATTGATGGAAGTAACTTTGGTCTTGAATTTTCAAGCCAGGCGATTATCGTCGTTAGCTTGATTTTCCTAGCTATTTTCTTCCTGTTAGCTATCATTAGTACCATAACCATCCAAAAAAATTCTTCCCTTAACCTCCTTAAGGAAGAAAGTCGCGGTGAGAAGGAACCTAAGGCCAACTTTATCTTTGCCTTTCTAAGTGTCATCCTAATCGGTATCGGTTACTATATGGCAGTAACTGTTAAAAATCCAATGACAGCTTTAACTAACTTCTTTATAGCAGTAATCTTAGTTATCGTTGGTACCTACCTATTCTATTTAAGCTTTACCATCTGGCTTTTAAGACGTCAGAAGGCTAATAAAAATTACTACTACCAACCTAAACATTTCATTACTGTAAGTTCTCTACTTTACCGAATGAAACAAAATGCGGTAGGACTTGCAAATATCACAGTTTTAGTTGCTATGACCTTTGTAACCCTAGCCATCACAGTTGGTCTTCATACAGGGGTTAAGGATGTTGTAAACCAAGCCTTCCCTCAGGATACTAATACTCATGTTGGAGCTTCTGGTGTCTCTGTAAATGACTTTGATTTAATTGTAAAAAGCACTACAGCAGCACCAAAACTTAGCGTTCAGTATATGGAAGCTAACTCAACAACAGTAATTGCACCAGATCAAACTGACTTAGTAGTTGACGGTTCTTCAGATAATGTAAGCATTACTAACTTTGCAAGCCTTAAATTCTTAGCCCGTGAAGATTTAGTTAAAATCGGTAATGAGGACCTACCAGAAATTTCTGGTAATGAGGTTATCCTTGTTAACGCAGTTGGAAAATCACAACTTAAAAATATTGACTGGTATGGTCAAAAGTTAGTGGTTAAAGACATTGTAGAAGATATTAAAAATGTATCAAATGAAATGTCAGGTGTTAACAGTTTCTACCTTATTTTCCCAACTGAAGAAGCTTTAAATAACTTTGTTAATGCTTCTAATGAGAAGAATGAGGAGCTTGGAGCAAGTACAGGTTCATTTAGTCTAATGCTTGCAAGCATGCAAGGATTTACAAATGTTTCAAGCCAGGATCAAGCAACCTTCAAGGAAGAATTTGAAAGAAATGTCAAGGCTGTTCAACAAGGAACAGGACAAAGTAATTTAACTATGGCTTACAAGTCAGATCTTAAAGCAAGTATGAATGAATTTACTGGAAGCTTCCTCTTTATCGGATTTACCCTTGGTGTAACCTTCATTCTTGGTGCTGCTCTAATCATCTACTACAAGCAAGTATCAGAAGGTGCTCAGGATAAACGTAACTTTAAGATTCTTCAAGAGGTTGGACTATCAAAAGAAGAAGTTGCTTCAACTATTAAGAGTCAAGTTGTTATGGTCTTCTTCATGCCAATAGCCCTTGCTATTACCCACTTTGCCTTTGCCTTTATCATGATTAAAAAATTACTTGCCATCTTTGGTGTAACAAATGGTAATTTAATTCTTATGGTAAGTTTAATTACAATTTTAGTTGTGGCTGTAGTCTACTACCTAATCTACAAACTAACATCAAAAGTTTACTACAACATAGTTGAAAGAAATTAA
- a CDS encoding ABC transporter ATP-binding protein, with protein MLLEVNHLQKVFKTRFSKEETTALRDVNFTVEEGEYIAIMGESGSGKTTLLNILATLEKPSGGRVVLNGEDITKINEKDLAKFRRKHLGFVFQDFNLLDTLSVRDNIYLPMVLSRAKVKEMERRLNILAPKLNITKLLNKQPFELSGGQKQRVAVARALITQPEMILADEPTAALDFKNSEDLLDLFEEINNEGQTILMVTHSSLAASHAKRVLFIKDGQIFHQLYKSDKSAAEFNKEINLTMSVLLGGE; from the coding sequence ATGTTATTAGAAGTAAATCACTTACAAAAAGTATTTAAAACTCGTTTCTCAAAAGAGGAAACAACAGCCCTTCGTGATGTAAACTTTACGGTTGAAGAGGGTGAATATATTGCTATCATGGGTGAATCTGGATCAGGTAAGACAACCCTATTAAATATCCTTGCAACCCTTGAAAAACCAAGTGGCGGACGAGTGGTCTTAAATGGGGAAGATATTACTAAAATCAATGAAAAGGATCTGGCTAAATTTAGGCGTAAACACTTAGGATTTGTCTTCCAAGACTTTAACCTACTTGATACTCTATCAGTACGTGATAACATTTACCTACCAATGGTTCTTTCAAGAGCTAAGGTTAAGGAAATGGAAAGACGCCTTAATATTTTAGCACCTAAGCTTAATATTACAAAACTGCTTAACAAGCAACCATTTGAATTATCAGGTGGACAAAAGCAAAGGGTGGCTGTTGCGCGTGCCTTGATTACTCAACCTGAGATGATCCTAGCTGACGAACCAACAGCAGCTCTTGACTTTAAAAACAGTGAAGACTTACTAGATTTATTTGAGGAAATTAACAATGAAGGACAAACAATCCTTATGGTTACTCACTCAAGTCTGGCTGCAAGTCACGCTAAACGTGTTCTTTTCATTAAAGATGGTCAAATCTTCCACCAACTTTATAAGTCAGACAAATCAGCCGCTGAATTTAACAAGGAAATTAACCTCACAATGAGTGTCCTACTAGGAGGTGAGTAA
- a CDS encoding YxeA family protein, with product MKKFIASLVVVFALIFAGGYAWYQASYGGQTYYVQVQGEGERKTDTDSQGKVYGSYEYTLEGKDKSGNSKSLTFENGQDKPMKQNAWLKVTYNKDKGVTSWTEVSLNDVPEKAK from the coding sequence ATGAAAAAATTTATTGCTAGTCTGGTTGTAGTCTTTGCCCTGATTTTTGCTGGAGGTTATGCATGGTATCAAGCAAGCTACGGCGGACAAACTTACTATGTACAGGTTCAAGGAGAAGGTGAAAGAAAGACTGACACAGATTCTCAAGGTAAGGTTTACGGGTCTTATGAATATACCCTTGAAGGGAAAGATAAGTCTGGTAACAGCAAAAGTTTAACCTTTGAAAATGGGCAAGACAAGCCAATGAAGCAAAATGCTTGGCTTAAGGTTACCTATAATAAGGACAAGGGAGTAACTAGCTGGACTGAGGTTTCCCTAAACGATGTACCTGAAAAGGCAAAATAA
- the pheA gene encoding prephenate dehydratase: MKVGFLGPKGSFTYMASHLTFPQEDLIAQASITSLIKEYEEGLLDYAVVPLENSIEGSVHQTVDYLYHQGDLKTVAELVLPIRQQLMVKGQVVEIEKIYSHPQALAQSEKFIQENYPAASLEITESTALAAKYVSENPGKNIAAIAPKLSARTYGLEIVAEDIQEMEDNNTRFWILGRKDLNLDLINNEIKSSIAFTLPNNNPGALYQVLKVFADKKINLSKIESRPLKTVLGEYFFLIDFISDKTEADQVIEGIRLAGSQVKDLGSYKVYNLSMDNLL, from the coding sequence ATGAAAGTAGGTTTTTTAGGTCCCAAAGGATCATTTACTTATATGGCCAGTCACCTAACCTTCCCCCAGGAAGATTTGATCGCCCAAGCAAGTATCACCTCTTTGATTAAGGAGTATGAGGAAGGCCTTCTTGACTATGCAGTTGTTCCCCTTGAAAATTCGATAGAAGGTAGTGTCCATCAAACAGTGGACTATCTTTATCATCAGGGTGATTTAAAGACTGTAGCTGAACTTGTTCTACCTATTAGGCAGCAGCTTATGGTTAAGGGACAGGTGGTAGAAATTGAAAAAATTTATTCCCATCCGCAGGCTCTCGCCCAAAGCGAGAAGTTTATCCAGGAAAATTATCCCGCAGCTAGCCTTGAAATAACAGAAAGTACGGCCCTTGCCGCAAAATATGTTTCTGAAAATCCAGGTAAAAATATTGCAGCTATTGCTCCTAAACTTTCTGCTAGGACTTATGGCTTAGAGATTGTAGCTGAGGATATTCAGGAGATGGAGGATAATAATACTCGTTTTTGGATTCTTGGTAGGAAAGATTTAAATTTAGATCTTATAAATAATGAAATTAAATCTTCCATTGCCTTTACCTTGCCCAATAATAATCCGGGTGCCCTTTATCAGGTCCTTAAGGTATTTGCTGACAAAAAGATTAACCTTTCAAAAATTGAATCTAGACCACTAAAAACCGTTTTAGGGGAATATTTCTTCTTGATTGACTTTATCAGTGATAAGACCGAGGCCGACCAGGTTATTGAGGGTATTAGACTTGCTGGTTCACAGGTTAAGGATTTGGGTAGCTACAAGGTTTATAATCTCTCTATGGATAATTTACTTTAA
- a CDS encoding shikimate kinase: MAIILLGFMASGKTTLGKKLAEELDLAYIDLDQEIEKELGMTISEYFKEAGEESFRKIENQLLRDLSDQEAILATGGGIVELSSNRDILRTNNQNIYLAADFSDLYQRIAADKNNVRPLFLNNSKGDLEEIYQRRCPFYSNLAHLTVDVNRPLADIMPELVAYVREEDQ, from the coding sequence ATGGCGATTATCCTTTTAGGCTTCATGGCTAGTGGAAAAACAACCCTTGGTAAAAAACTTGCTGAAGAACTTGATTTAGCTTATATTGACTTGGACCAAGAGATTGAAAAAGAACTTGGAATGACCATCTCTGAATATTTTAAAGAGGCAGGTGAGGAGTCCTTTAGAAAGATTGAAAACCAGCTTTTAAGGGATTTATCAGATCAAGAGGCAATTCTTGCTACAGGTGGTGGAATCGTTGAACTTTCAAGTAACCGAGATATTTTAAGAACTAACAACCAAAATATCTATCTTGCCGCTGATTTTTCTGACCTCTATCAAAGGATTGCAGCGGATAAGAACAATGTTAGACCCCTCTTTTTAAATAACAGTAAGGGTGATTTGGAAGAAATCTACCAAAGAAGATGTCCATTTTATAGTAATCTAGCTCATCTGACAGTTGACGTAAATCGCCCTCTGGCTGATATTATGCCTGAGCTAGTAGCTTATGTTAGGGAGGAGGACCAATGA
- the aroA gene encoding 3-phosphoshikimate 1-carboxyvinyltransferase, with amino-acid sequence MKLKTNSRGLRGTIKVPGDKSISHRSIIFGSIAQGVTKVHDILRGEDVLSTIGVFRDLGVPIEDDGQLVTITGRGFDGFKKPNKALDMGNSGTSIRLISGVLAGSDFEVEMFGDKSLSKRPMDRVVDPLSDMGVDIHGQTEKAFPPLTEKGTSNLKPINYKLPVASAQVKSALIFAALQADGESTIIEKKLTRNHTEDMIVQFGGQIDIDGKTIKVKGGQKLQGQEITVPGDISSAAFFLVAGLITPNSKIELENVGINPTRTGILDVIKNMGGKIDIKENPSKANLSATITVETSELKGTEISGDIIPRLIDELPIIALLATQAEGVTVIKDAAELKVKETNRIDAVAAELTKLGADIKPTDDGLIITGPTKLKGDAGLLSYHDHRIGMMGAIAALIVEEGSVDLEGSEAIPVSYPNFFEDLASLEEK; translated from the coding sequence ATGAAACTTAAGACAAATAGTAGGGGACTTAGGGGGACAATCAAGGTTCCAGGTGACAAATCGATATCACATAGGTCAATTATTTTTGGATCAATTGCTCAAGGTGTAACCAAGGTTCATGACATCCTAAGAGGAGAGGATGTTTTAAGTACCATTGGAGTCTTTAGGGATTTGGGTGTACCAATTGAAGATGACGGTCAGCTGGTAACAATTACAGGTAGGGGTTTTGATGGCTTTAAAAAACCTAACAAGGCCCTAGATATGGGAAACTCTGGAACAAGTATTAGACTTATTTCAGGAGTTCTTGCTGGAAGTGACTTTGAGGTTGAAATGTTTGGCGACAAGTCTCTTTCTAAAAGACCCATGGACAGGGTGGTTGATCCTCTAAGTGACATGGGTGTTGATATTCACGGGCAGACTGAAAAAGCCTTTCCTCCACTGACAGAAAAGGGAACATCAAACCTTAAACCAATTAACTACAAGCTTCCTGTAGCAAGTGCCCAGGTTAAATCAGCCTTAATTTTTGCTGCCCTCCAGGCTGACGGAGAATCAACAATTATTGAGAAAAAATTGACTCGTAACCATACTGAGGATATGATTGTCCAATTTGGTGGTCAGATTGATATCGATGGTAAAACAATTAAGGTCAAGGGAGGCCAGAAGTTACAAGGGCAGGAAATTACTGTTCCAGGTGACATCTCAAGTGCTGCCTTTTTCCTAGTAGCTGGTTTAATTACACCAAATAGTAAGATTGAGCTTGAAAATGTAGGAATCAACCCAACAAGAACTGGAATTCTTGATGTTATCAAAAACATGGGCGGAAAGATTGACATCAAGGAAAATCCTTCCAAAGCCAATCTTTCAGCGACTATTACCGTTGAAACAAGCGAACTTAAGGGCACTGAAATTTCAGGTGATATTATTCCAAGGCTGATTGATGAATTACCTATTATTGCTCTTTTAGCAACCCAGGCTGAGGGTGTTACAGTTATTAAGGATGCAGCAGAACTTAAGGTTAAGGAAACTAACCGGATAGATGCTGTTGCAGCAGAACTTACCAAGCTTGGAGCTGATATAAAACCAACTGATGACGGACTTATTATTACAGGTCCAACAAAACTTAAGGGAGATGCCGGTCTTTTAAGCTACCATGATCATAGGATTGGGATGATGGGAGCCATTGCTGCCTTGATAGTTGAGGAAGGTTCAGTTGATCTTGAAGGATCAGAGGCCATTCCAGTGAGCTATCCTAACTTTTTTGAAGACCTGGCAAGTCTAGAGGAAAAATAG